The window TGCTTTATGGTAAGGTAAGACATCAATACCTACCATATTCTCTAATGTATCAATAAATTCTCTTAATCTTAAAACGTAATGATCTTGTGAATTAATTGTAGGTAATAAAACATATCTTAAACGTGTAGGAATTTTTAAATCACTTAAATGTTTAGCAAAAGCGAGGATATTTGTGTTAGGTGCTCCAACTAACCATTTATGTTCTTCGTTATCAATATGTTTAATATCCAGTAAAACTAAATCCGTATATTTTAATAATTCATCAAATGCTTCTTGTCTATTTTCTCTATATGTTCCAGCCGAGGTGTCCAAACAAGTATGGATACCTTGTTCTTTAGCCTTTTTAAATAATTCGGTAACAAATTCGAGTTGGAAGGTAGCCTCACCACCCGAGGCAGTGATGCCACCCCCTTTATAGAAGGCTTTGTATTTTTTGTAATCTGCAATGATTTCATCTGCAGTCATTAATTTATTTTCAGTTGTTGCCCATGTATCTCTGTTATGACAGAACTTACATTTTAAAGCACAACCTTGAAAAAAGACTACATAACGAATGCCTGGCCCATCGAAAGCACCAAATGTTTCAATGGAATGCACATTACCTTTTAATCCAATATTAGAATCCTTCATGGAAAGTACGTTTCATAACTTCAAGTTTTTGTTCAGTTGTTAAGTTAGAGAAGTTAACTGCATAACCTGATACACGCACTGTTAAGTTTGGATATAATTCAGGATGTTCGAATGCGTCTTTTAATGTTTCTCTATTGAATACGTTAACGTTTAAGTGGTAACCACCTGAAGTGAAGTATCCATCTAATAAACGAACTAAGTTTTGAACTTGAATGTCATCTTCAGCATGAACGATTGAACCTTCAATTTGAAGTTTTTTACCTAATGCTGCTGGAATAATTGTGAATGTATTTGAAATACCATCTTGACAGTATTCGAATGGAATCTTAGCTACTGACATTAATGATTTTAATGCACCTGAGTTATCTCTTCCGTGCATTGGGTTAGCACCAGGAGCAAATGGTTCCTTGTAACGTCTACCATCTGGAGTATTACCAGTATGTTTACCATAAACTACGTTTGAAGTAATTGTTAGGATTGACATTGTTGGAACTGAATCTCTATAAGTCTTGTGACTTGCAATTTTCTTCATGAAACGTTCAACAACATCAACTGCGATTGAGTCTACTCTATCGTCATTGTTTCCATATTTAGGGAAGTCTCCAACTGTTTCGAAATCAGTGATTAAACCTCTTTCATCATAGATTGGATGAACTTTAGCATATTTAATAGCTGATAATGAGTCAGCAACTACTGATAGACCTGCCATACCTGTAGCAAAGAATCTAGTTACGTCTCTATCATGTAAAGCCATTTCTAATTTTTCATATGCATACTTATCATGCATATAGTGAATGATATTTAATGCATTTACATAAACTTCAGCAAGTTCGTCTAATGTTTCATCATAACGAGCCATTACTTCATCAAAGTTTAAGACATCTGCTTGCATAACATCACGTTTAGTTCTGTAGAATACTTGATCTCCAGAGATTTCGTCTCTACCACCGTTTAATGCATATAATAATGCTTTAGCGCCGTTAGCACGAGCTCCAAAGAATTGCATTTCTTTACCAATAGCCATTGGTGAAACACAACATGCGATTGCATAGTCATCACCATGAATTGGACGAATTGCATCATCACTTTCATATTGAATTGATGATGTATCGATTGAAACTTTAGCACAGAAGTTTTTAAATCCTTCTGGTAAGTTTTCAGTCCATAATACAGTTAAGTTTGGCTCAGCTGATGTTCCTAGGTTGTAAAGTGTTTGTAATAAACGGAATGAAGTCTTAGTTACTAGTGATGAACCATTTAAGTTCATACCACCTAAAACTGCAGTTACCCAAGTTGGGTCACCTGTGAATAATTGATTATATTCAGGAGTTCTTGCGAATCTAACCATTCTTAATTTCATGACGAAATGATCAACAAATTCTTGAATTTCTAATTCTGAATATTTACCATCTTTTAAGTCTCTTTCAATATAGATATCTAAGAATGCATCTACTCTACCTAATGACATTGCAGCACCATTTTGTTCTTTAACTGCCGCTAAGTATGCTAAGTATAAGTATTGAATAGCTTCTTTAGAATCTTCTGCTGGTCTTCTTAAATCGAAACCATAGATATCTCCTAATTGAATTAACTCATTTAATGATCTGATTTGATCAGTAATTTCTTCTCTTAGACGGATTACATCCTCAGTCATTGGGAATGTTAAGCTGTTTAATTGAGCTTGTTTGTCTTTAATTAAGAATTCAACACCATATAGTGGTACACGACGGTAATCACCAATGATACGTCCACGTCCATACCCATCTGGTAAACCAGTGATAATGTGTGATTTTCTTGCACGACGAATTTCAGGTGTATAAGCATCAAACACACCTTGATTGTGAGTCTTTCTTACATTTGTGTATAAATCGATTGTTTCTTGCTCTACATGGTATCCGTAAGCTTCAGTTGCTTTTACGGCAACATTAATACCACCATTAGGGAAGAATCCTCTCTTTAATGGTGCATCAGTTTGTAAACCAACGATCTTTTCAAGATCTTTGATCATGTAACCAGCACCATGTGAAATGATTGTTGATGGAACTTTAGTATCTAAGTCGATAACTCCACCTTTTTCTTTTTCGACCTTTAATAAATTTTTAAAAAATTCATTTAATGTAATTGATGCGTCTGTTGCACCAGCAAGGAATTGATCATTCCCTTTATATTCTGTGTAGTTTTGGTGAATAAAATCAGAAACGTTTACGCTTCCTTCCCATAAACCACCTTTGAATCCTCTCCATGGATTATTCATAATTGGCCCTCCTATAAATTTTTCAACGATTGTACATTTTCATTTTATAAAACTGTAAAGAATTTTGCTTGGTATTCTATAATTGAAAACGTTTTCTATATGATTCTATGAATTATGGGAAAATATCTTATAATATAAAGGGTAGATTAATTATCCTAAAGGAGTAACATCAATGAAACAAGCAACCCTTCTATTATCTATAGATAATAATCAAATTAATGAATTTATTCGTATGAATAATGGAACTATTGTTTCATCTTCAAACATGTTAGAAAATGTGAATCTATTTGAAGAACCAAATTTGATTGTCACAAACCTCCCAATCTCTAGAGAAAAAAGAATTCGTATTTATACATTACTGAAATCACATAATTATTATGTTTCTTCTTTGTTACTTCATGCACCATTAAATGTTATTTTAAAGGATACCTTAAATGCTGAAGAAAGAATATTTAATTATAAATTCATGGGACCACCAAGAATTGGTGTTGATTGTGATGAGATAACTGTAGGCAATAATTATCACTTTTTAAAACCCAACACAAACTTAGACGATGTACTTATGTATTCAAAAAAATATGGGATATTAAAAACAATCAAAGCATATATACACGCTGACTATCGTGAAGAACTTAAAAATATCGCATGTGAACACGAAACACCTTATCACTTAGAATCTATCCATGAACATATTGATATGTGTATCATAAATTCCAATACCCAAACACTTCAAACAACGGCCTTACTACACGATTTAGGGAAAACTGTTTGTAAAAACGTTGGTTCTTATAAAGGACATGATAAATTATCTAGTTTATATGCAATGATGTTCTTTAATGATGTAGAAAAAAGTACTTTAAATAACTTTGATATCATTGAGATAATCAACCAACATATGCAAGCTCACAAAGGCATTTCAGAAAAAGTCATTCAGGAAAGTAAACTTAACTCATATATTCTTAATCAAATTGAATTATTTAAACAAATTGATGAAAAGAGTCGCAGAACAGGGAAGTAATGCGACCTTTTTATTTTTTAAAAGATGTAAAATAGATGTAATCAAAGGGGGTACATGATGAAAAAGAAATCTATTAATTATTGGATAAGTTTTGTTATTTTGGTTGCAATGATTTTAACAACAAGTATATTATCAATTATTGTCTTAATTACAAAAAACGATCCTAACGAACGTTTAGGAAGTCATATTGCAACAATTTTAATTTCAGTCGTATTAATTTTAATGTTGAACAATAAACGTATAAATGAATTTATTTTAACTTATGCCGTAATTTATGTATTTATTGCTTTATTTTTAGGTGCTAGTTTAAATCTATATAACACCGTATCGTTTATTCATTATGATAAGTTTGTTCATGTTTATTTTGGATATACAGCAACATTTGTTGGTTTACTTATTATGAGTAAATTAACTAAGATGTCTGAACAAAATAGATTATTCATCATCTTATTTATATTTTCATTTTCTCTAATGACTGCTGCGGTTTGGGAGTTTATTGAGTTTACTGGAGATAAGCTATTTGATACTGTGACTCAAGGGCCTGCTTTTTATACTTATGATGGTAGAAAGATTATTGATGTCGGTGAAACGATGTTTGATATGATTTCTAATACAGTAGGAACAATTATTTTTATACTTCAATATGTTTTCTTAAAAGAAAAAGCAATCACCAAATCGATGATTGCAAGTGCTTTAAAGTAATGCAGAAAAACCTCTAAGTAAAGCTTGTAACGCGCGGTAAATAAAGTTTCTCTTGCGCAACATATGTGCAGTAATTAGTTTACTATTTTGAACTGTTTTATCATAATATTTAACCATGTCTTCTATGGTTGTTAAATCATCAAACCAAACATTATTTTCTAAGTGCATATATAGGCTTCTAAAATCTAAATTAGATGTACCAATCATGGCAACCCTATCATCTGCAATAATCATTTTTGAGTGAATAAATCCTGGTGTGAATTTATATATTTTGACACCATAAGGAATCAGTTCAGATACGTAGGATTCCGATACCATATATACTAACTTTTTATCAGGGATGTTTGGAATAACAATTTTTACCTCAACACCGCTTTGTGCAGCCATTTTAAGTGCTGTATTAATTTCATTATCTAAGATGAAATAAGGAGCAGTTATATATATTTTTTCTTTTGCATCATTAATTAATTGTAAGTAAATTGATCGAGCAGTATAATTTTTATCAGTCGGAATATCACCAAATGGAATATATAAGGCATTATTTTGAACTTTGTATTCACGATAATATTTTCTAAATTCCATTTTTTCTTTTTTTGAGAAAGCCCAATTTTCTAAGAATAAAACAGTTAGTGACCAAACAGCTTCTCCTTCTAACATAATGCCGGCATCGTTCCAATAACCAAACACCTTCTTTTTATTGGTATATTCATCACCAATATTAAATCCACCAGTAAAAGCAATTTTATTATCAATAACCACTATTTTTCTGTGATCTCTGTAATTCATAGAAAATTTAACTCTTAATCGCATTGGATTAAATCTAACAACTTTGAAGCCTAGTTTTTCTAATGTCTTATGGTAATGAAATGGAAGTTTAGTCGCTGAACCTAAATCATCGTAAATGATTCTAATTTCAACACCTTCTTTTTGTTTCTCTTTAAGAATTTGGAGTATTTCATCCCACATCTTAGATTTAGTGATAATAAAATATTCCATAAATATATATTCTTTAGCTGACTTAAGCGCCTTTAATAATTCTTCTTGTTTTACCTGTCCATTTGGTAAAAATTTAGATATTGTATTTTCATAACTAGGAAAATGTAACCCTGTTAAAAATTTTTGATGTCTAAGATAATTATCATGGTATATCGATTCAACTTTTTTTAATTCTCTCATTCTTCGTTCTTGCATCTCATTCATGAGCGTAGATTTTGAATGTGATAGTTTCTCTGTTCTTGAATAACTATATAATATGACACCAAATAAAGGGAATACTAATATGATGATAATCCAAGTTAATTTAAACATTGGATTTTCTTCATCTGCCATAATGTAAATTGTTATTAAAAAACTTAGAGCAGTTGAAATGATGGAGATATAGTACCACTGATTAGCAAACTCTAAAATCAACGTGGCAACTAAGATAATTTGAGCTAAAAAGATGAGACCTAGAAATGTAATTCTGCTTGTTAATAAAGAAATTAGTTTTCTCATTTATACCTCCTATTAAACGTCTTGTGTACCTTGATTTTATCACATTATTATATTTATTATATATTTCGTCATTTTTATCAAATTATTGTTTTTTATGTAGATATTTTAAAGAAAAAAACATCGTCTAATTTCCAACGATGTTTTTCAACTTTACATTTTATTTATAATTGTTTTAATTCGCTTTGCAAGGCCGTATACTTCATCGGTTGTAATACCACAGAGCGCTATTCTTAAGCCCTCATCCATAGGAATTAAGTATATCCCTTGTTCTTTAAGTTTTTCAAAATCTAAAACTGGTTTTTCTGACTTTACTAAAACGAAGAATCCACCTCGATAAGGATAAATAGCTAAATTAGCTTCTTTGGCTTCTTTGATGAAGATATCCCCTCTAACTTTTAAAGTATTGGTTAATCGATTTAATGTAACTAAATAACTATCCTTTTTATTTACAAGTTGATTAAATATATTTACTCCGACACTTGGTGCAGTGCTCCATTTACCTAATGCATCTTCGTATGCGTTTTTTTCGAAGTAATTATACTGTGATTCGTTATGATGTAACCCAATTAAACCACCCAGTCTTACACCATACATAGCAAACGATTTAGAGGCACTAAATGAGATGAGTACTTCTGTGTGTGGTGCTAGGCTCATGAAATATTCAAAAGTTCTTCTAGCTTCTTCATACCCTCTTGGATCATAGTCAAAATAGGCTAAGTCATACACTAAAATGATGTGATTATTATTAAACTTATTAAGTATTGAAACGATCTTTTTCCATTCGGATTCACTTAATTGATAACCCGTTGGATTTTGACAAGGGTCATTGATGACCACAATAACAGTTTCTTGTATTCTACATAAATACGCTAATTCCTTTTCAAATGATGCTAAATCAAACGCATCACCTAAGAACATGTTATGTTCATGAATTAATTTTTTAGCAGCGCTTGTGAAATATTCATAACGCCAACGCAAATTCGATACTAAAACTTTGTCATTAACATGCCCATAACTATTAAATATAACAGATAAAGCGCCAGATCCCCCTGGCGTTGCTAAACCAGTTAACTTATATTTTGATTGAATCATTTCTTTTTTATTTGATAATACCCAATCAATTGCGTTATTAACAAATAAATTTCCTCCATCTGTTGCACCATATTTAAATGTTTCAAATAAATCAATGTTATAGTATGCTTCTTTAACATCATTAATGATTAATTTTTTTTCATCATCATAAAACATACCTATTGTTGCATCAACAACAGTCGAATCTTTTTGTTTATGTATTTGTGCTTCTTTTGCGATGGAAAGAATGTCAATTTTACCCATATAATCTCCTATAAAATAGGGAATCTTTGAATTGTTTGATTGCGATCTGGAC of the Acholeplasma hippikon genome contains:
- the pflB gene encoding formate C-acetyltransferase; translated protein: MNNPWRGFKGGLWEGSVNVSDFIHQNYTEYKGNDQFLAGATDASITLNEFFKNLLKVEKEKGGVIDLDTKVPSTIISHGAGYMIKDLEKIVGLQTDAPLKRGFFPNGGINVAVKATEAYGYHVEQETIDLYTNVRKTHNQGVFDAYTPEIRRARKSHIITGLPDGYGRGRIIGDYRRVPLYGVEFLIKDKQAQLNSLTFPMTEDVIRLREEITDQIRSLNELIQLGDIYGFDLRRPAEDSKEAIQYLYLAYLAAVKEQNGAAMSLGRVDAFLDIYIERDLKDGKYSELEIQEFVDHFVMKLRMVRFARTPEYNQLFTGDPTWVTAVLGGMNLNGSSLVTKTSFRLLQTLYNLGTSAEPNLTVLWTENLPEGFKNFCAKVSIDTSSIQYESDDAIRPIHGDDYAIACCVSPMAIGKEMQFFGARANGAKALLYALNGGRDEISGDQVFYRTKRDVMQADVLNFDEVMARYDETLDELAEVYVNALNIIHYMHDKYAYEKLEMALHDRDVTRFFATGMAGLSVVADSLSAIKYAKVHPIYDERGLITDFETVGDFPKYGNNDDRVDSIAVDVVERFMKKIASHKTYRDSVPTMSILTITSNVVYGKHTGNTPDGRRYKEPFAPGANPMHGRDNSGALKSLMSVAKIPFEYCQDGISNTFTIIPAALGKKLQIEGSIVHAEDDIQVQNLVRLLDGYFTSGGYHLNVNVFNRETLKDAFEHPELYPNLTVRVSGYAVNFSNLTTEQKLEVMKRTFHEGF
- the cls gene encoding cardiolipin synthase, whose amino-acid sequence is MRKLISLLTSRITFLGLIFLAQIILVATLILEFANQWYYISIISTALSFLITIYIMADEENPMFKLTWIIIILVFPLFGVILYSYSRTEKLSHSKSTLMNEMQERRMRELKKVESIYHDNYLRHQKFLTGLHFPSYENTISKFLPNGQVKQEELLKALKSAKEYIFMEYFIITKSKMWDEILQILKEKQKEGVEIRIIYDDLGSATKLPFHYHKTLEKLGFKVVRFNPMRLRVKFSMNYRDHRKIVVIDNKIAFTGGFNIGDEYTNKKKVFGYWNDAGIMLEGEAVWSLTVLFLENWAFSKKEKMEFRKYYREYKVQNNALYIPFGDIPTDKNYTARSIYLQLINDAKEKIYITAPYFILDNEINTALKMAAQSGVEVKIVIPNIPDKKLVYMVSESYVSELIPYGVKIYKFTPGFIHSKMIIADDRVAMIGTSNLDFRSLYMHLENNVWFDDLTTIEDMVKYYDKTVQNSKLITAHMLRKRNFIYRALQALLRGFSALL
- the pflA gene encoding pyruvate formate-lyase-activating protein, with protein sequence MKDSNIGLKGNVHSIETFGAFDGPGIRYVVFFQGCALKCKFCHNRDTWATTENKLMTADEIIADYKKYKAFYKGGGITASGGEATFQLEFVTELFKKAKEQGIHTCLDTSAGTYRENRQEAFDELLKYTDLVLLDIKHIDNEEHKWLVGAPNTNILAFAKHLSDLKIPTRLRYVLLPTINSQDHYVLRLREFIDTLENMVGIDVLPYHKAGIKKWEAMGIPYELNHISEPSKDLVLHVENLLKTNYNYMKI
- a CDS encoding pyridoxal phosphate-dependent aminotransferase, with the translated sequence MGKIDILSIAKEAQIHKQKDSTVVDATIGMFYDDEKKLIINDVKEAYYNIDLFETFKYGATDGGNLFVNNAIDWVLSNKKEMIQSKYKLTGLATPGGSGALSVIFNSYGHVNDKVLVSNLRWRYEYFTSAAKKLIHEHNMFLGDAFDLASFEKELAYLCRIQETVIVVINDPCQNPTGYQLSESEWKKIVSILNKFNNNHIILVYDLAYFDYDPRGYEEARRTFEYFMSLAPHTEVLISFSASKSFAMYGVRLGGLIGLHHNESQYNYFEKNAYEDALGKWSTAPSVGVNIFNQLVNKKDSYLVTLNRLTNTLKVRGDIFIKEAKEANLAIYPYRGGFFVLVKSEKPVLDFEKLKEQGIYLIPMDEGLRIALCGITTDEVYGLAKRIKTIINKM